One window of the Anomalospiza imberbis isolate Cuckoo-Finch-1a 21T00152 chromosome 12, ASM3175350v1, whole genome shotgun sequence genome contains the following:
- the NDRG4 gene encoding protein NDRG4 isoform X3: MPECWDGEHDIETPYGLLHVVIRGSPKGNRPAILTYHDVGLNHKLCFNTFFNYEDMQEITKHFVVCHVDAPGQQAGASQFPQGYQYPSMDQLAAMLPSVVQHFGFKYVIGIGVGAGAYVLAKFALIFPDLVEGLVLMNIDPNGKGWIDWAAAKLSGLTSTLPDIVLSHLFSQEELMNNTELVQSYRQQIGSVVNQFNLQLFLNMYNGRRDLDINRPGTVPNAKTLRCPVMLVVGDNAPAEEGVVECNSKLDPTNTTFLKMADSGGLPQVTQPGKLTEAFKYFLQGMGYITHLKDRRLSGGTVPSASMTRLARSRTASLTSASSVDGTRPRACTHSESTEAMGQINHTMEVSC; this comes from the exons ATGCCGGAGTGCTGGGATGGG GAACACGACATTGAGACCCCCTACGGGCTGCTGCACGTGGTCATCCGGGGCTCTCCCAAGGGGAACCGCCCAGCCATCCTGACCTACCATGATGTGGGCCTCAACC ACAAGCTTTGTTTCAACACCTTCTTCAACTACGAGGACATGCAGGAGATCACGAAGCACTTTGTGGTGTGCCACGTGGACGCACCGggacagcaggcaggagcctcACAGTTCCCTCAGGG GTACCAGTATCCATCCATGGACCAGCTGGCTGCTATGTTACCCAGCGTGGTGCAGCATTTCGG GTTCAAGTATGTGATCGGGATCGGTGTTGGGGCAGGAGCCTACGTGCTGGCCAAGTTTGCG CTCATCTTCCCTGACCTGGTCGAAGGGTTGGTCCTTATGAACATCGACCCCAACGGCAAAGGCTGGATTGACTGGGCAGCTGCCAAG CTCTCCGGCCTCACCAGCACGCTGCCGGACATTGTCCTGTCCCACCTGTTCAGCCAG GAGGAGCTGATGAACAACACGGAGCTGGTGCAGAGTTACCGGCAGCAGATCGGCAGTGTGGTGAACCAGTTCAACCTCCAGCTCTTCCTCAACATGTACAATGG CCGCAGGGACCTGGACATCAACCGGCCTGGGACTGTGCCCAACGCCAAGACGCTGCG CTGCCCTGTGATGCTGGTGGTCGGAGACAACGCGCCTGCTGAGGAGGGGGTG GTGGAGTGTAACTCCAAGCTGGATCCTACCAACACCACATTCCTGAAG ATGGCTGACTCCGGTGGGCTGCCCCAGGTCACACAG CCAGGCAAACTGACCGAAGCCTTCAAGTACTTCCTGCAAGGCATGGGCTACA TCACCCACCTGAAGGATCGGAGGCTGAGTGGAGGCACAG TGCCATCTGCCAGCATGACCCGCCTGGCACGCTCCCGCACGGCCTCCCTCACCAGTGCCAGCTCCGTGGATGGCACCCGCCCACGTGCCTGCACCCACTCGGAGAGCACCGAGGCCATGGGGCAGATCAACCACACCATGGAGGTATCGTGCTGA
- the NDRG4 gene encoding protein NDRG4 isoform X4: MPECWDGEHDIETPYGLLHVVIRGSPKGNRPAILTYHDVGLNHKLCFNTFFNYEDMQEITKHFVVCHVDAPGQQAGASQFPQGYQYPSMDQLAAMLPSVVQHFGFKYVIGIGVGAGAYVLAKFALIFPDLVEGLVLMNIDPNGKGWIDWAAAKLSGLTSTLPDIVLSHLFSQEELMNNTELVQSYRQQIGSVVNQFNLQLFLNMYNGRRDLDINRPGTVPNAKTLRCPVMLVVGDNAPAEEGVVECNSKLDPTNTTFLKMADSGGLPQVTQPGKLTEAFKYFLQGMGYMPSASMTRLARSRTASLTSASSVDGTRPRACTHSESTEAMGQINHTMEVSC, encoded by the exons ATGCCGGAGTGCTGGGATGGG GAACACGACATTGAGACCCCCTACGGGCTGCTGCACGTGGTCATCCGGGGCTCTCCCAAGGGGAACCGCCCAGCCATCCTGACCTACCATGATGTGGGCCTCAACC ACAAGCTTTGTTTCAACACCTTCTTCAACTACGAGGACATGCAGGAGATCACGAAGCACTTTGTGGTGTGCCACGTGGACGCACCGggacagcaggcaggagcctcACAGTTCCCTCAGGG GTACCAGTATCCATCCATGGACCAGCTGGCTGCTATGTTACCCAGCGTGGTGCAGCATTTCGG GTTCAAGTATGTGATCGGGATCGGTGTTGGGGCAGGAGCCTACGTGCTGGCCAAGTTTGCG CTCATCTTCCCTGACCTGGTCGAAGGGTTGGTCCTTATGAACATCGACCCCAACGGCAAAGGCTGGATTGACTGGGCAGCTGCCAAG CTCTCCGGCCTCACCAGCACGCTGCCGGACATTGTCCTGTCCCACCTGTTCAGCCAG GAGGAGCTGATGAACAACACGGAGCTGGTGCAGAGTTACCGGCAGCAGATCGGCAGTGTGGTGAACCAGTTCAACCTCCAGCTCTTCCTCAACATGTACAATGG CCGCAGGGACCTGGACATCAACCGGCCTGGGACTGTGCCCAACGCCAAGACGCTGCG CTGCCCTGTGATGCTGGTGGTCGGAGACAACGCGCCTGCTGAGGAGGGGGTG GTGGAGTGTAACTCCAAGCTGGATCCTACCAACACCACATTCCTGAAG ATGGCTGACTCCGGTGGGCTGCCCCAGGTCACACAG CCAGGCAAACTGACCGAAGCCTTCAAGTACTTCCTGCAAGGCATGGGCTACA TGCCATCTGCCAGCATGACCCGCCTGGCACGCTCCCGCACGGCCTCCCTCACCAGTGCCAGCTCCGTGGATGGCACCCGCCCACGTGCCTGCACCCACTCGGAGAGCACCGAGGCCATGGGGCAGATCAACCACACCATGGAGGTATCGTGCTGA